One window of Desulfarculus baarsii DSM 2075 genomic DNA carries:
- a CDS encoding omptin family outer membrane protease gives MRDIRRNRIILLGLAWLVLLPGTAAAAQAPAASADDGQAVVWSVDAKVKRLFDSYTSYEFGNPDPPYQEPLSRLEFALDSWWAGVEITRWTPRWSVGLQIMRNLTDKVDGVMADSDWLDPDHTKVRTVYSESDVRLKPCYDVRAWADVSLAPWLPLPAGLDLRPVGGLRWQRLDMIAFNLRQWEILPSDYVYFYGYPGDSIRFRQIYWQWFIGLKLDWRPLPTDYPGLRLSLQGDWAYVRGENKDQHLLREGNRITEESTSGQAWRAALGLEVPLGHNFSLELEAEYLTIDTTGSHHFTNNVDPYTVDETWDNGVRVWSQQCSVMLALRYSF, from the coding sequence ATGCGCGACATCCGGCGAAATCGTATTATTTTGCTGGGCCTGGCCTGGCTTGTGCTTTTGCCTGGCACGGCGGCGGCCGCCCAGGCCCCGGCCGCCAGCGCCGACGATGGCCAGGCGGTGGTCTGGAGCGTGGACGCCAAAGTCAAACGCCTGTTCGACAGCTACACATCCTACGAATTCGGCAACCCCGATCCGCCCTATCAAGAGCCGCTGAGCCGCCTGGAGTTCGCCCTGGATTCGTGGTGGGCCGGGGTGGAGATCACCCGCTGGACGCCGCGTTGGTCAGTGGGCTTGCAGATCATGCGCAACCTCACCGACAAGGTCGATGGCGTCATGGCCGACTCCGACTGGCTCGACCCCGATCACACCAAGGTGCGCACGGTCTATTCCGAGAGCGACGTGCGTCTCAAGCCCTGCTATGACGTGCGGGCCTGGGCCGATGTCTCGCTGGCCCCCTGGCTGCCCCTGCCGGCCGGGCTGGATCTGCGGCCGGTGGGCGGCCTGCGCTGGCAGCGCCTGGACATGATCGCCTTCAATCTGCGGCAGTGGGAGATCCTCCCCAGCGACTATGTCTATTTCTATGGCTATCCCGGCGACAGCATCCGCTTTCGGCAGATCTATTGGCAGTGGTTCATCGGCCTGAAGCTGGACTGGCGGCCCCTGCCCACGGACTACCCCGGCCTGCGCCTGAGCTTGCAGGGCGACTGGGCCTACGTGCGCGGCGAAAACAAAGACCAGCACCTGCTGCGCGAGGGCAACCGCATCACCGAGGAAAGCACCAGCGGCCAGGCCTGGCGCGCCGCCCTGGGCCTGGAAGTGCCGCTGGGCCATAACTTTTCGCTGGAGCTGGAGGCCGAATACCTGACCATCGACACCACCGGCAGCCATCATTTCACCAACAACGTCGATCCCTACACCGTTGACGAGACCTGGGACAACGGCGTGCGCGTCTGGTCCCAGCAGTGCAGCGTGATGCTCGCGCTGCGCTACAGCTTCTAG
- a CDS encoding omptin family outer membrane protease yields the protein MPDLKLGSMLCLALAWLALLPTPAAAAQAPAQAANAGDGPAAVWLVEAKVKRLFDSHTSYEFGNPFPPYQEPLSRLEFDLDSWWGGVEISRRAALWSLSLEIMRNLTAKVDGVMADSDWTDEESTKVRTIYSESCLDMKPSYAVRAEADFSLAPWLGLPAWLDLRPVGGLRWQRLDLMAHDGTQWALESDGSWPAMALPGDGLRFKQTYWQYFIGLKLDWRPLPARHPGLRLGLRGDWAYVDAHNLDHHLLREGNRLTEEKTRGQAWRAALDLEAPLGGNFFLDLELDYLTIETTGNHRLYNDAIGLDFIVNNGVRVWSQQCGVMLSLRYDF from the coding sequence ATGCCAGACCTTAAACTCGGCTCCATGCTCTGCCTGGCCCTGGCCTGGCTGGCGCTTTTGCCCACCCCGGCGGCGGCCGCCCAGGCCCCGGCCCAGGCCGCGAATGCCGGCGATGGCCCGGCGGCGGTCTGGCTGGTGGAGGCCAAGGTCAAGCGCCTGTTCGACAGCCACACATCCTATGAATTCGGCAACCCGTTCCCGCCCTACCAAGAGCCGCTCAGCCGCCTGGAGTTCGACCTGGATTCGTGGTGGGGCGGCGTGGAGATCAGCCGGCGCGCGGCCCTGTGGTCGCTTAGCCTGGAGATCATGCGCAATCTCACCGCCAAGGTCGACGGCGTCATGGCCGACTCCGACTGGACCGACGAAGAGAGCACCAAGGTGCGCACGATCTATTCCGAGTCGTGCCTGGACATGAAGCCCAGCTACGCCGTGCGCGCCGAGGCCGATTTTTCGCTGGCCCCCTGGCTGGGCCTGCCGGCCTGGCTGGACCTGCGGCCGGTGGGCGGCCTGCGCTGGCAGCGCCTGGACCTGATGGCCCACGACGGAACCCAATGGGCGCTTGAGTCCGACGGCTCGTGGCCGGCGATGGCCCTGCCCGGCGACGGCCTGCGCTTCAAGCAGACATATTGGCAATATTTCATCGGCCTGAAGCTGGACTGGCGGCCCCTGCCCGCGCGCCACCCCGGCCTGCGCCTGGGCTTGCGGGGCGATTGGGCCTATGTCGACGCCCACAACCTGGACCACCATCTGCTGCGCGAGGGCAACCGCCTCACCGAGGAAAAGACCCGTGGCCAGGCCTGGCGCGCCGCCCTGGATCTGGAGGCCCCGCTTGGCGGCAATTTCTTTCTGGACCTCGAACTCGACTATCTGACCATCGAAACCACCGGCAATCATCGGCTTTACAACGACGCCATCGGTCTGGACTTCATCGTCAACAACGGCGTGCGCGTCTGGTCCCAGCAGTGCGGCGTGATGCTTTCGCTACGCTATGATTTCTGA
- a CDS encoding helix-turn-helix domain-containing protein → MTIVINLDVALARRKMKSKDLAERVGITEQNLSLIKTGKVKGVRLATLDAICRELNCQPGDILAYQPD, encoded by the coding sequence ATGACGATTGTCATAAACCTGGACGTGGCCCTGGCGCGGCGCAAGATGAAATCCAAGGACTTGGCCGAGCGCGTGGGCATAACCGAACAAAACCTTTCACTGATCAAGACCGGCAAGGTCAAGGGCGTGCGCCTGGCCACCCTGGACGCCATCTGCCGCGAGCTGAACTGCCAACCCGGCGACATCCTGGCCTATCAGCCCGATTGA